Within Streptomyces sp. SS1-1, the genomic segment CGGCGCCACCGCGCACCCGCACGCCGGACGCCGACCACCTCACCCCGGAGGAGGCCCGCACCCTCGCCTCCTGGGACCGTGATCTCGACGCCCTCACCGGCGAGCTGCTGCGCGCCCGCGCGAGCGTCACGGACGTACCACTGCCCGCGTCCCTGACCGCGTCCCAGCTGATGCGGCTGGCCGCCGACCCCGACGGGTTCGCGCAGGAACTCGCGCGCCCCATGCCGCGCCCCCCACAACCCGCCGCACGCCGAGGCACCCGGTTCCACGCATGGGTGGAAGCCCGCTTCGAAGAGTTGACGCTGCCGATGCTGGAGCCCGACGAGCTGCCCGGCAGCGAGGCGGAGATCGCCGACGAACGCGACCTGGAGGCCCTCAAAGAGGCCTTCGAGCGCACGGAGTACGCGCACCGCACGCCGTACCGGGTGGAGGCCCCGTTCCAGCTCGCGATCGCCGGCCGGGTCGTGCGCGGTCGTATCGACGCCCTGTACCGCAACGGCGAGGGCGACGGGGTGACGTACGAGATCGTCGACTGGAAGACCAACCGCGCCCGCACCGCCGACCCCCTCCAGCTCGCCCTGTACCGGCTCGCCTGGGCCGAGCAGCAGGGCGTCCCGCTGGAGTCGGTCGACGCCGTCTTCCTGTACGTCCGCAGCGGCGAGGTCGTACGCCCGGACGGCCTGCCGGACCGCTCGGCGCTGGAACGCCTGCTCACCGGCGAGCCCGCCGGGGAGACGGAGTGTGAGGAACCGCCCAATCAGGATGTCGGCTCAGGCCGATAGGCTCGGGAGTATGAGCCAGACCCCGGACGACGCTGTCCGTACGTACATCGAACAGCACAGCACCGCCTTCCTCGACGATCTCGCGGAATGGCTGCGCATCCCGTCCGTCTCGGCTCAGCCCGCACACGCGCCCGACGTCCGCCGCAGCGCCGACTGGCTCGCCGCCAAGCTGCTGGAGACCGGCTTCCCGACGGTCGAGGTCTGGCCCACGCCCGGCGCGCCCGCCGTCTTCGCGCACTGGCCCTCCGGCGACCCCGAGGCGCCGACGGTCCTCGTCTACGGGCACCACGACGTGCAGCCCGCCGCCCGCGAGGACGGCTGGGACAGCGAGCCCTTCGAGCCCGTCGTCCGCGACGGACGGCTGTACGCGCGCGGGGCCGCCGACGACAAGGGCCAGGTGTTCTTCCACACACTCGGCGTCCGGGCCCACCTCGCCACGACCGGGCGTACCGCCCCCGCCGTCAACCTCAAGCTGCTGATCGAGGGCGAGGAGGAGTCCGGCTCCCCGCACTTCCGTGCCCTGGCCGAGGAGCGCGCCGACCGGCTCGCCGCCGACGCCGTGATCGTCTCCGACACAGGCATGTGGGCCGAGGACACCCCCACCGTGTGCACGGGCATGCGCGGCCTCGCCGAGTGCGAGATCCGCCTGTACGGCCCCGACCAGGACATCCACTCCGGCTCGTTCGGCGGCGCCGTCCCGAACCCGGCGACCACCGTCGCCCGCCTGGTCGCCGCCCTCCACGACGACCACGCGCGCGTGGCGATCCCCGGCTTCTACGACGGGGTCGTCGAGCTCACCGACCGCGAGCGCGAACTCTTCGCCGAGCTGCCGTTCGACGAGGCGCGATGGCTGCGCACCGCCAGATCGCACGCCACCCACGGCGAGGCCGGCCACACCACGCTCGAACGCGTCTGGGCCCGCCCCACCGCCGAGGTCAACGGGATCGGCGGGGGCTACCAGGGCCCCGGCAGCAAGACGATCATCCCGTCGTCCGCCATGGTGAAGCTGTCCTTCCGGCTGGTCGCCGGACAGGACCCGGACCACATCGAGAAGGCCGTCCGCGCGTGGGCAGCCGAGCAGGTGCCCGCGGGGATCCGCTGCGAGATCACCTTCAGCGGGGCCACCCGCCCGTGCCTGACGCCGCTCGACCACCCGGCGCTCCAGTCCGTGGTCCGCGCCATGGGCCGCGCCTTCGAGAAGCCCGTCCGCTTCACACGTGAGGGCGGCTCCGGGCCTGCCGCCGACCTTCAGGACGTGCTCGGCGCGCCCGTCCTCTTCCTCGGCATCTCCGTCCCTTCCGACGGCTGGCACGCCCCGAACGAGAAGGTCGAGCTCGACCTGCTCCTCAAGGGCGTCGAGACCACCGCCCACCTCTGGGGCGACCTCGCCGCGCACTGGCGTCATGCGCCCTGACGCACCGCCCCACCTGGAGCGGCCTCGCGCGCGGCACACTGGAGACGCCGCCTCACAGCGCCGCGCGCTGCCGCCCCCGGTCACCTCCTGTCCCACGTCCCGCCGATCCACCCGCCGAAGCACACCGTTCCACTGGGGGAGTTGGAAGCACCCGTGACCACCTCGACCGACCACACCGCCGACCGACCCGTCTCGCTCACCGCCCCGAGCGGCATCGACCGCGCCGCCCACCACCGGCTCGACGAGGCCTGGCTCGCGGCGGCGTGGAGTCACCCCACGACCCGCTGCTTCGTGGTCTCCGGAGGCCAGGTCCTGATCGACGAGGCACCGGACGGACGTACCGAACTCGTCATGACCCCCTCGTTCGAGGCACCCCTCACCGAGGCGCACCGCTACTTCCTCGGCATCGACGAGGACGGCGTCAGCTACTTCGCCCTGCAGAAGGACGCCCTGCCCGGCCGTATCGACCAGTCCGCGCGACCGGCGGGCCTGCGCGAGGCCGGACTGCTGCTGTCGCCGCGCGACGCGGGCCTGATGGTGCACGCCGTCGGCCTGGAGAACTGGCAGCGCACCCACCGCTTCTGCTCCCGCTGCGGGGAGCGCACCGTCATCGCCGCCGCCGGGCACATCCGCCGCTGCCCCGCCTGCGGCGCCGAGCACTACCCGCGCACCGACCCAGCCGTGATCATGGCCGTCACCGACGAGGAGGACCGCATCCTCCTCGGCCGCCAGGTGCACTGGCCCGAGGGCCGCTTCTCCACGCTCGCGGGCTTCGTCGAGCCGGGGGAGTCCATCGAGCAGGCCGTGCGGCGCGAGGTCTTCGAGGAGGCCGGCATCACCGTCGGCGAGGTCGAGTACGTGGCCAGCCAGCCCTGGCCCTTCCCGTCCAGCCTCATGCTCGGCTTCATGGCCCGTGCCACCTCCTTCGACATCCAGGTCGACGGCGACGAGATCCACGAGGCCCGCTGGTTCTCCCGGGACGACCTGCGCGCGGCCTTCGAGTCGGGCGAGGTCCTGCCGCCCTACGGCATCTCGATCGCGGCCCGGCTGATCGAGCTCTGGTACGGCAAGCAGCTGCCGACGCGCGGCGTCTGACCCGCGCGGAAGCGCACGGACGCAGACGAAGAGGGTGGCGGCCCGGTCAGGGGCCGCCACCCTCTTCGCAGCTCTGGCTGAGGGGTGTCTCAGACGGCGATCTTCTGCTTCACCTGCGCCAGCGACGGGTTCGTCAGCGTCGAACCGTCCGCGAACAGCATGGTCGGCACAGTCTGATTTCCGCCATTGGCCTTCTCGACGAACGCGGCGGACTCGGGGTCCTGCTCGATGTTGATCTCGGTGTACGCGATGCCCTCGCGGTCCAGCTGCTTCTTCAGCCGCTGGCAGTAGCCGCACCAGGTGGTGCTGTACATCGTCACAGTGCCCTGCATGTCTCGCGCGCTCCTCGGATGGCTCGGGGATCAGGTCGTCCGGTGGGGGAACGTACGGCGGCGGCGCTCCATTCCCACCCGGGGTATGCCGGGCACGTGATGCCTG encodes:
- a CDS encoding dipeptidase is translated as MSQTPDDAVRTYIEQHSTAFLDDLAEWLRIPSVSAQPAHAPDVRRSADWLAAKLLETGFPTVEVWPTPGAPAVFAHWPSGDPEAPTVLVYGHHDVQPAAREDGWDSEPFEPVVRDGRLYARGAADDKGQVFFHTLGVRAHLATTGRTAPAVNLKLLIEGEEESGSPHFRALAEERADRLAADAVIVSDTGMWAEDTPTVCTGMRGLAECEIRLYGPDQDIHSGSFGGAVPNPATTVARLVAALHDDHARVAIPGFYDGVVELTDRERELFAELPFDEARWLRTARSHATHGEAGHTTLERVWARPTAEVNGIGGGYQGPGSKTIIPSSAMVKLSFRLVAGQDPDHIEKAVRAWAAEQVPAGIRCEITFSGATRPCLTPLDHPALQSVVRAMGRAFEKPVRFTREGGSGPAADLQDVLGAPVLFLGISVPSDGWHAPNEKVELDLLLKGVETTAHLWGDLAAHWRHAP
- a CDS encoding mycoredoxin — protein: MQGTVTMYSTTWCGYCQRLKKQLDREGIAYTEINIEQDPESAAFVEKANGGNQTVPTMLFADGSTLTNPSLAQVKQKIAV
- the nudC gene encoding NAD(+) diphosphatase; protein product: MTTSTDHTADRPVSLTAPSGIDRAAHHRLDEAWLAAAWSHPTTRCFVVSGGQVLIDEAPDGRTELVMTPSFEAPLTEAHRYFLGIDEDGVSYFALQKDALPGRIDQSARPAGLREAGLLLSPRDAGLMVHAVGLENWQRTHRFCSRCGERTVIAAAGHIRRCPACGAEHYPRTDPAVIMAVTDEEDRILLGRQVHWPEGRFSTLAGFVEPGESIEQAVRREVFEEAGITVGEVEYVASQPWPFPSSLMLGFMARATSFDIQVDGDEIHEARWFSRDDLRAAFESGEVLPPYGISIAARLIELWYGKQLPTRGV